The Campylobacter showae DNA window ACTTAACAACTCCTTTTGTTTATTGTAATTCGGACAAAGGGGGTTTTATTCACTCAAACAATTTTTGCGTAATTCGAAATTTAAGGGCATAATACGCCCTAGCCTGAAATCTCTTGTTTAAAAAACATTGATAAATATCACGTTTTAAAAACGCCCGTAAAATGTTACTGTTTTGTTGATTTTTTGCTCTTTGTCCGCCACTGGCGGCTTATGAGCTGCTTGAATGTATTAAGTAGCCTTAAATCCGAATTACAGGGGGAATTATAGCAGAGGACGGCTTAAAAATTTATATAAATCTACTTAGTTTTTCTTGAATTGTAGTATAGTAAAAAATGATAACTCTTATTATTTATAATAATGCTGGTATTTAATATATATTAGCATTTAATCCTATTGCCTTGCTCTTCCCATTCCTTAGCTATTTTTTTGATTTGAGCTAGGTTGTCTTGGGCGGTTTGCCACTGATCTAGATCGAGCTGATTTTTCTTTTCGTTCTCGGCCGTAAAGATCAGAGCGTTGTAAATTCCACCTATTAGGCGCGCAGCAAAGTCTTTTTTGCCCATGATCGCGAATATTACGTCTTTTCCGCTATAAGCCGTATAATAAGGCCTATCTTTTGATGCTCAAATAGTAAAAAATCCAAAGAACCTGACTGTAGACATGGTGGAGATAGAAAATCCGCTTAAAAAGAAACCTTCTAAGCAAGATCCGGACTTTGATCGATAGCTAAATGCTAATGAAAATGTTTGTTTTCAATAGTAAAAGAGAGGAAAGCCCTAGTTTAGGGGCTTTTGAAAGGGGTATTTTTTAGTTTAAGGTTTATGGGCGGCAAGGCCGGGCGAAGCTTAAAGAGTAGGATGTCGTATTTTAGGGGGTTTGGGGTTTAAGGTTTCTAATGCCCGTTTTCTTTGTATGAAGATCCATCTTGTCAAAGCCATTTTAGGAGAAACGCGTCAAATTTCGCTTATAGATCCCCAATATTTCTATCGCATTATCGCTGATCGAAAAAGTAACAGTGTAGCCTTTAAAAATTAAATCTCTTATGTTTTCTCGGTCGATAGTCTTGTTTTTGCGGTAGGAGTAAGGCATATCCGGGATTTTTATGATCTGGGCTTTTAAATTTTGTATAAAAGTATCTGCCCTTGATTTACTATCTCTAGCGATATAATCGGCGATTTCGCCTAATTCATCCAAAAACTCACCGGCGTATTTAATTACCACTGATAGCCTCGCTTGGCTAGCTGCTGCGAAAATTCATTTTCTGAATAAAATTTGAGTTCGCCCTTGTCTAGTTTTTCAACGGTACGTTTTAGTTTTGCAGCATCGGTTTGGCTTATCTCGCCGATAAGTGCCTCGATCATATCGCCGTCAAGTTCTATTACGTTGATTTTTTCGCCAAATAGCTGCTTCATAGCGTTGATAATATCGCTAGTCAGCGTAAAGCCGTCTTTA harbors:
- a CDS encoding type II toxin-antitoxin system RelE/ParE family toxin → MVIKYAGEFLDELGEIADYIARDSKSRADTFIQNLKAQIIKIPDMPYSYRKNKTIDRENIRDLIFKGYTVTFSISDNAIEILGIYKRNLTRFS